In Niallia sp. FSL W8-0635, one genomic interval encodes:
- a CDS encoding iron-containing alcohol dehydrogenase has protein sequence MSAHVFYVPSINLMGRDCLQDVGPQIEELGLKKALVVTDAFLNGSGIVAKVKKVLEDREIEYAVYAEVKPNPSIANVYRGVEVYKDNGCDFIVSVGGGSPQDTAKAIGLYVTNGGDIRNYEGVGKTSNKSVPIVAINTTAGTSSEFTINYVITDEERQVKMVMVDKNCLVTISVNDPELMVDKPAALTAATGIDALTHAIEAIVTPGAYAVTDATALAAVEKIFTYLPRAVKDGHDIEAREQMVYVMFLAGMAFNNAGLGFVHAMAHQLGGVYDLPHGVCNAMLLPIVERENAKRDPHKFPAIAQAIGIPTIGKTDSQCAEEVIAAIIKLCQTVEIPTKLSELGVDEVDLDKLASFSLLDACAPGNPFQPTKEEVISMFKEIL, from the coding sequence ATGAGTGCTCATGTATTTTATGTCCCTAGTATAAATTTAATGGGGAGAGATTGTTTACAGGATGTTGGACCACAAATAGAAGAGTTGGGATTAAAAAAAGCGCTAGTAGTAACAGATGCTTTTCTAAATGGGAGTGGAATTGTTGCTAAAGTGAAAAAAGTATTGGAGGATAGAGAAATTGAGTATGCTGTTTATGCAGAAGTGAAGCCTAATCCATCAATCGCGAATGTATATAGAGGAGTAGAAGTATATAAAGACAATGGATGTGACTTTATCGTATCTGTTGGAGGTGGTTCTCCTCAAGATACTGCAAAGGCAATAGGTCTTTATGTAACGAATGGTGGAGATATTAGGAATTATGAAGGGGTAGGAAAGACATCAAATAAATCAGTACCAATTGTAGCGATAAATACAACTGCTGGAACTTCAAGTGAGTTCACTATTAACTATGTCATTACTGATGAAGAGCGCCAAGTTAAAATGGTAATGGTTGATAAAAATTGTCTTGTAACAATATCAGTAAATGATCCGGAGCTAATGGTAGATAAGCCTGCTGCATTAACAGCGGCAACAGGTATAGATGCTTTAACTCATGCGATAGAAGCAATTGTTACTCCAGGAGCATATGCAGTAACAGATGCTACTGCGTTAGCGGCGGTAGAGAAAATATTCACCTATTTACCCCGTGCAGTGAAGGACGGACATGATATTGAAGCACGTGAACAAATGGTGTATGTAATGTTCTTAGCAGGTATGGCATTTAATAATGCGGGATTAGGATTTGTTCATGCCATGGCTCACCAACTTGGAGGGGTATATGATTTACCTCATGGTGTATGTAATGCCATGCTCCTACCTATTGTGGAAAGAGAAAATGCGAAGCGAGACCCACATAAATTTCCAGCAATAGCACAAGCAATTGGTATCCCTACTATAGGAAAAACGGATAGCCAATGTGCAGAGGAAGTAATTGCAGCCATAATAAAGCTTTGCCAAACAGTAGAAATTCCAACCAAATTATCAGAGTTAGGTGTAGATGAGGTTGATTTGGATAAACTAGCGAGTTTTTCATTACTAGATGCATGTGCACCTGGAAACCCATTTCAACCTACAAAGGAAGAAGTAATTTCTATGTTTAAAGAAATTCTATAA
- a CDS encoding autoinducer 2 ABC transporter substrate-binding protein, translating into MKSSATEKEYTIAVIPKVNGIPYFNAVEEGVLEAGKDLNVHVLYAGPLIADWQQQEQLVKEYIEKEVDAIAISANDPEKLGPILLEAKQRGIVVITWDSDTNEKYRKYFVSSVDPETLGRHVMDTLSLNMKEKGSYAIITGSENAATLKEWIKWMVIQQEENYPNMRLLEVGESNDNPQKAYMIAKELVEKYPDLKGIIGGSSVGPPAAAQAIMDANKVGEVAVVGLSSPNLVGSYLKNGAMQVSTLWSPKKLGYLTVSVAKELLLGNEVTDNKSFENVGVIRVKDDTIIMGQPIDFTKENIDQYDF; encoded by the coding sequence ATGAAAAGTTCAGCCACTGAAAAGGAATATACGATTGCTGTCATTCCAAAAGTAAATGGTATTCCCTATTTTAATGCAGTGGAAGAAGGAGTTTTAGAAGCTGGGAAAGATTTGAATGTCCATGTACTATATGCCGGTCCATTAATTGCGGATTGGCAGCAACAAGAGCAGCTTGTGAAGGAATACATAGAAAAAGAGGTTGATGCGATTGCCATTTCAGCAAATGATCCAGAAAAATTAGGCCCTATATTATTAGAAGCAAAACAAAGAGGGATTGTTGTTATAACATGGGACTCGGATACAAATGAAAAGTATCGGAAATATTTTGTCAGCTCTGTTGATCCAGAAACATTAGGTAGACATGTGATGGATACTCTATCTTTAAATATGAAGGAAAAAGGCTCTTATGCCATTATTACCGGTTCAGAAAATGCGGCAACTTTAAAGGAATGGATTAAGTGGATGGTGATTCAACAAGAAGAAAACTATCCTAATATGAGGCTCTTGGAAGTAGGGGAATCGAATGATAATCCACAAAAAGCCTATATGATCGCAAAAGAACTGGTAGAGAAATATCCGGATTTAAAGGGGATTATTGGAGGTTCATCGGTAGGACCTCCGGCAGCTGCACAAGCAATAATGGATGCTAATAAAGTAGGAGAGGTTGCAGTTGTTGGTTTATCAAGTCCTAATTTAGTGGGTTCCTATTTGAAAAATGGAGCGATGCAGGTTAGTACTTTATGGAGTCCCAAAAAATTAGGCTATTTAACAGTAAGTGTAGCAAAAGAACTTTTATTGGGAAATGAAGTGACTGATAATAAGTCTTTTGAAAATGTCGGTGTTATTAGAGTGAAAGACGATACGATTATTATGGGGCAGCCAATTGATTTTACAAAGGAGAATATCGATCAATATGATTTTTAG
- a CDS encoding cache domain-containing sensor histidine kinase: MIFRRTHLFKLGRAPLKRKLIITYMIMTVIPMGILGYITYTQNTKAIEEQVGEYIPRLLNQANKNIENELNLLNDLPHAIYNSKEIMSILRSTPYKEKSAFLQEKYTVESFLSNNYLNSNHSDILAAFLITNNGNYISTKTPFKGMNFDDSILPFGEIHDLAGDTPIILPNKTNLTFEKDIPFILLVKELTDFENRESLGSLIIAVDVEFIEKILNDIDKEERATMWLMDENGYIIYHPDKSLIGQIDGGLVDYPLVNGSFRTMEQTKENVLYSMNQSTTKHWILAHSIPMKYLTERTDIVKNYTLSIFLILMIISTIISIFIAWSVTKPIKHLGKVMKEVEDGNLHVNITPINKDEVGQLAESFQSMLEQLRILIQKNYEIELQQRNAQIYALQSQINPHFMYNTLETIGAVIEEEDSETAVDMVGILGQMLRYSLSSSESLVPLQTELIHIKNYLRLQKIRFEDRVHYEMDGEEQIPLYYSPKFIIQPIIENTFKYGMKQRKVLKISITILVEDEKLKIIIKDNGPGIDKEKLQSIQKNLDKQDYFTRESGVGLTNVHARIKMLFTNKYGITIESVESMGTTVTIFLPLITDPCIVCEKWPEGEGKNGENESDCCR; the protein is encoded by the coding sequence ATGATTTTTAGACGAACACATCTATTTAAGTTAGGTCGAGCCCCCTTAAAGCGTAAGTTAATCATTACTTATATGATAATGACCGTCATTCCGATGGGGATATTAGGATACATTACATATACACAAAATACAAAAGCCATAGAGGAACAAGTAGGTGAATATATTCCTAGATTATTAAATCAAGCAAATAAAAATATTGAAAATGAATTAAACCTATTAAATGATTTGCCTCATGCGATTTATAATTCAAAAGAAATCATGTCTATTCTAAGAAGTACCCCTTACAAGGAGAAATCAGCTTTTCTACAGGAAAAGTATACAGTAGAAAGTTTTTTATCCAATAACTATCTAAATAGTAATCACTCAGATATTCTTGCCGCGTTTTTGATCACGAATAATGGCAATTATATAAGCACGAAAACCCCTTTTAAAGGAATGAATTTTGATGATTCCATTCTCCCTTTTGGAGAGATACATGATTTAGCCGGGGATACCCCTATTATTTTGCCAAATAAAACAAATTTGACCTTTGAAAAAGATATTCCATTTATATTACTTGTTAAGGAACTAACAGATTTTGAAAATCGAGAAAGCTTAGGCTCTTTGATCATTGCAGTAGATGTGGAATTTATTGAAAAAATCCTTAATGATATTGATAAGGAAGAGAGAGCTACTATGTGGTTAATGGATGAAAACGGCTATATTATTTATCATCCTGACAAATCACTAATTGGACAAATAGATGGCGGTTTAGTGGACTATCCCCTTGTCAATGGTAGCTTTCGAACTATGGAGCAAACAAAGGAAAATGTGCTATATAGTATGAATCAGTCAACCACCAAACACTGGATTCTAGCCCATAGTATTCCAATGAAATATCTAACAGAAAGAACGGATATTGTTAAGAATTATACACTTTCCATTTTTTTAATTTTAATGATTATTTCGACCATTATATCGATTTTTATCGCTTGGTCTGTAACTAAACCGATTAAACATCTTGGAAAAGTAATGAAGGAAGTGGAAGATGGTAATTTACATGTCAACATTACTCCAATCAATAAGGATGAAGTAGGACAATTAGCTGAAAGTTTTCAATCCATGTTAGAACAATTAAGAATACTCATACAGAAAAACTATGAAATTGAACTACAACAACGAAATGCACAAATCTATGCACTGCAATCACAAATAAATCCGCACTTTATGTACAACACATTAGAAACTATTGGAGCAGTGATTGAGGAAGAGGATTCGGAAACGGCAGTCGATATGGTGGGGATTCTTGGACAAATGTTGAGGTATTCATTAAGTAGTAGTGAAAGCTTAGTACCTTTACAAACAGAATTAATACATATAAAAAACTATTTAAGACTACAAAAAATTCGTTTTGAGGATAGAGTCCATTATGAAATGGATGGAGAAGAACAGATTCCACTCTACTATTCTCCTAAATTTATTATTCAACCAATTATTGAAAATACTTTTAAATATGGAATGAAACAAAGAAAGGTACTAAAAATATCCATAACTATTTTGGTGGAGGATGAAAAATTAAAGATTATTATTAAGGATAATGGACCTGGAATAGATAAAGAAAAACTGCAGAGCATTCAAAAAAACTTAGATAAGCAAGACTATTTTACAAGAGAATCGGGAGTGGGATTAACGAATGTCCATGCACGAATTAAAATGTTGTTTACAAATAAGTACGGCATAACGATTGAAAGCGTAGAATCAATGGGAACAACAGTGACAATCTTTTTACCTTTGATTACAGATCCTTGTATTGTGTGCGAGAAATGGCCAGAGGGAGAGGGGAAAAATGGAGAAAATGAAAGTGATTGTTGTAGATGA